Part of the Paenibacillus guangzhouensis genome is shown below.
ACATTTGTATAGTGTACCACATGAGTAAAATTTCATTTACAGGAAACGGCCCCAATCGACGACAAAAAAGGCCACCCCATTCTCACAGGTTGGCCTTCTCTTCTATTCTACCGTCTCGCTGCGTTCAACTCGAGAAGCGCAATGCTCGGCTAATCAGTACCGGAAGCACTGATGTATGGTTCTCCTCCGCAAAGACGCGGAACTCTACCTTGAGCCCTTGGCCTTCTAATGGAGCTAATCGAATTGCCATCGCTTCGGCTAATTCATACATCCGGCTAGGATGTCGTTCTTCAAGTTCTCCCATCGCAATCATTAACCGTGCCTCTTCTGCCTGTTGTCCCGCACCCGAATGCAAACGCTGCACGAATTCTGCTTCTTCCTCACGCAGCAGCTGACGACCGAAATGAATCGACGGACTGCCAGCAATATAGGTCTGAAAAGCCTTTGGCTTCGTGAACAGCGTATGCAAGACGAAGAGCCCGCCTAGCGAATGTCCGAACAAACTCTGCTTCGTCCGATCGATCTGCACATGCTGCGATATTAGCGGCTTTACTTCCTCCTCTATGACACGGAGGAACCGATCTGCCCCGCCATATTCCGGCCACGACTCTCGCCCTGGCGGTGAAGGCAATTCTTCGCGCGGGATCGGGAGCGAGTAATCGACCATCCGGGCCGGGTCGAACGGCTCCTCCGTCCGATAGCCGATCCCGACGATGACCTGCGGCAGCACGCCGGTCTTCTCCGGTCTGCGGCTCTGCAGCCGCACTGCTTCCATCATCGTGCCGAACACGGAATTGCCATCGAGCACATAGGTGACGGGATACCCCGCTTCCGGCGGCGGGCTGTGAGGGATCGCGACCATAATCTGATATTCGCGATCCGTATGCTCGGACCGAATGAACTGCTGCCACGTTCTCGGCAGTGCTACCCTTGGCATCGACATCGTCATCGATGCCGTCTGTTCTTCTGAACTTTGCAACCGACATGCACCTCCTTCATGTTCTACTCGCGATATAACCATGCAAGCGCACCAGGGAATCTCCGCGCGAACGCTCCCGCTTCGTGCGTCGCACCCTCATCCATGATGAGCACAAGCTCTTCCGTTCCGAAGCCGTTCGCTTGCAGCTTGGCATGCATGACCTCTGTCCGGCTCAGCATCTCGCGTTGAGCCGTCTGTTTGCCCTGGCCTTCCAAGCTTCCTACGTCCATATAGATCCGCCGCCTGCCTTCACATCGCGCCATCGGCTGCGACGCTGCAAATTCTACGAATCCCTCATACCAATACGATCCGGAGATCGAGCCGATTCTTCCGAATACATCAGGGTATCGGTATGCGCCATACATCGAGATCAGCCCGCCAAGCGATTTGCCGAGCAGTCCCGTCATCTCCGATCCGGCATCTGTCCGAAACGTTCGATCGATATAGGGTTTGCATCGATCGACTATGAAGGAGAGATACGCATCCCCTTGACCGCCGAAGTCTGAAGTTGTCCGTTGATCTGACAACCTGGCTGCGGCCCATGGCGTATACTCATCGGTTCGTGCAGCCGACGCGATGCCGACCATGATGAGCTCGGGGAGCCTCCGGTCCGCAAACATCGCCTCAATCTCCGATAGCGTATGATGGTGGGACGGGTCGAACAAATCACCCCGATCATGGATATAGATGACGGGGTAGCTCTTGACCATTTTCCGAGCATAACTAGGCGGCAAATAAATGAGCAGCTCGCGCTGCTCTAATTCATGTACACATAATTGTCCGTTCATCACTTGTCCTCCTATTTCCGCCCCCGACGAAGCAGATAAATGAAGTAAGGGACGCCCACAATCGAGATCACGATGCCGACCGGCAGCTCCACCGGCTGAAATACCGTTTTCGAGATGAAATCGGAAGCCACGACGAGCAGCATCCCCATCACGCCGCTGATCGGCAGCACATAGCGATGACGTATGCCGACCAGCCGTCTCGTAATGTGCGGCGCGATCAATCCGACGAAGCTGATGTTACCGGATACCGATACACAGGCGCTAACAACCCCAATACAGCAGAGCAATAGGATGCTTTTCTCTTTCTCTGTCGCAACCCCAAGGCTCTTCACGCTGTTCTCCTCGAGCTGGAACAGATCGAGCAGATGGGCCTTCCACATCATGATCGGAAGAAGAATAATTAGCCAAGGCAGCATAGCGGCAATATAGGTCCAATTGGCATCCCAAATGCTTCCCGTTAACCAGACGGTCGCCATCTCGAAGTCATTCGGCTTCATTTTAAGCGATAAATATAAGGAAACCGCCCCAAAACCCGATCCGATCGCAATGCCCACTAGAATAAGCCGCTGCGGATCCAGCTTCCCGCGATTCCAAGCGAACAGGTAGATGAGGACGGCTGCCCCTAGTCCGCCTGCAAGGCCGAATAACGGCTTCGCCATGATCGCGAACCACCCCGTGCCTTGAATACTGCCTTGGATGAAGAACATAAAGACAACAATAGCTGCCCCCGCGCCCGCATTGATCCCCAGAATCCCTGGATCTGCCAGTCCGTTACGCATTAATCCTTGCACCACCGCACCAACAACACCAAGTCCGAAGCCGACCAGCATCGCGATGACGATCCGCGGCAATCGGAATTCGAAGATAACCAGATCATGCGATGGATCCGGGTTGATCCGCAGCAGGGTCTTCCCGACTTCCGCAAGCGTCATGTCGAATGCGCCGTTGGTCAAGCTCACATATACCGCAGCCAGCGTCAAAAGAACGCCCATCAATAGAACGAACCCGAATCGCGTCATTCCAGATTTAAGCATGTGTGCCGCCCCCTCGTTTACGTATTAAGTAGAGGAAGAACGGTACGCCGATGAGTGAAGTAACGACGCCAATCGGCGTCTCGAACGGATAATTCAAGAACCGGCTGAGCACATCGGATAGTCCGAGGAACATCGCCCCAAGGACGCCGGCAGCCGGGACGATCCGTCGATAATCAATACCGACAAGGAATCGCGTGATATGCGGGACGATGAGTCCTACGAACGCGATCTTCCCCGCGAGCGCAACGGAGATACCAGTCAGAATAACGACAGCTAGCGTCGCAATGACTTTGACCAGCACCGTGCGTTGTCCGAGCCCCTTCGAGATATCTTCCCCCAGCGATAACACCGTCACCGACTTCGAGATTGCCAGTGCCAGAACTAAGCCGACAATACCGAACGGGATCGCGACCTTCACAAGCTCTGGCGTCATGAGATGCATTCGGGCGTTATACCAGAAGCTCACATCCTGTGAGATCTGAAAATATGAAGCAAGTCCCGCCGACACACCGCTTAGGAATGTCCCGGTTATCAGACCAATGACCGCCATATTCACAGGCGACATGCCGCCAGGCACCAGCGTTGCTAGGCTGAAGACAGCCACTACGCCGATCACCGAGCCGATTAGCGAGAAGAAGACCATCTCCAGCGCTGAACTGCTCCCCGGCATGAACACCATGCAGATCGTAATGGCGAAGGCCGATCCGTCTGAGACCCCCATGATCGATGGCGAAGCAAGATAATTGCGTGTCATCCCTTGCATCAATGCCCCGGACACAGCCAAGAACGCTCCGATCAGGAGCGCTCCGATGGCTCTTGGCAGTCGTGAGTGGATCACGATCTGATGATCGACGTTCTCGGGGTCAAAATGAAAGAGTGCATCCCACACCGTGCTCATGGGCAAGTTCTTTGCGCCAAATAGAATCGATGCGATCACAATGCCGACCATGATGAGGGGGGAGCCCCATAGGAGCAAGCTCCCTATTCCTTTAACTCGTCGCATACATACCACTCACTTCATTGTGATTAGTTCAACTTCTCAGCCAGCGCCTTCAAGAAGTTGATCTTGCTCCATGCTGTTCCACCTTGTGCATCCGGGTCGATGAGGTTAACAAATACCTGGTTGTCCTTCACAGCTTTCAAGTTCTTCCAGATCGGGTTGCCCTCGATATCCTTCATCACTGCAGGCGTAGCCTTGTTCTCGGATTCGGAATATTGAAGGATGACATAATCCGGGTTCATCTCACTCAATTTCTCAAGGGAAAGATTCTCTTGCCCTTTCGCCGCTTTCACTTCTGCCGGCACGGTAAATCCAAGGTCCGTGTACAGCAGCGGATTGAAGAATACTTTATCCGAGTAGAGCATCAAGTTGCCTGCCCGAACACGAAGGGCAACGACTTTCTTATCTTTCAACGTAGATTGAATTTTGCCTTTCGTCGTTTCGAGCTCATCTTGATATTGCTTCAGGATTTTCTCCGCCTCATCCTGTTTACCGGTTAATTCCGCGAGCAACCGAAGGTTCGCATCCCAGTTCTCCGACAAGTGGGATATCGGGAAGGTCGGCGCGATTTTGCTCAGCTTCTCGCCGACTTCCGGTTTGAATTTCGAGGAGCTTAAGATGACGTCCGGCTTCATTTTCAGGATACTCTCGAAGTTCAATTGAATTTTCTCGCCTGTGGATTCGCTCTTGCTGGTGATCGATTGGAATAGGTCCGCGAACTTCCCGCCCTGCGTCATCGCACCGACTGGTTCCACGTTTAATACCAATGCATCTTCCATAGACTCCACACTGCCCGTGATTGCGATGCGCTCCACTTTGGCTGGTACCGTGTAATCTTGTCCCAAATATTGAATGACGCGCGTATCACCCTCTGCCTTATTCTCTGCTGGCTCAGACGATGCCGCCGTCGCTGTCGATTCCGTTGTCTCTGCCTTTAGCGCTGCTGTATCTGCCTTCGAACCGCATGCAGCAAGAGCTGCTGCGAGAATTGCGATCATACTGATCATTAATAACTTCTTCATGTTCTTTCTCCATCTCCCTATTCGAGTTCATCTTGGATCGCATCATTATAATTGATAACGATTCTCATTCTTAATTATAGGGAGAGGTGTACCCTCGGACAATGGACAAAATCCGGCATTTCTCATGGACGATTTCCTGATACCAAGTGCAGCGTCTCCTTCACGACACGTTCCATTGCATCCGCAGTGTAATGCCGCCAAGGGTCAGAATTCAGACGGTAGAAATGATGCAAGCGCACGGACTTCATCTCCTGCCAGCGTGGATCGTACTGCATCGTCTCCCAATGCTGCAAGGTCTCTTCCTCCTGCTGTACGAGCACGAAGAGATGATCCACGTCCAGATTGGACAATGCATCGAGTGTCAATCGTTCCTCATAGAGCGCTTCTGAATAAATCGATAACGGTTTCATCTGCAAATCGCCGTAGAACACCTCCGCAATCGCGCGATTGCTATAGGCATAGATCGCATTCCGTGTTATTCGAATGACAAGACAGGTCCCCTCCTGTACAATCGCATGCAGTTGTTCTCTTGCACGAACGGCTTGTCTCTCATATTTCTTCAGCCAGACCTCGGCCTCTTCCGTCTCGCCCAACAGCTCCGCCGTTAGCATAAGCTGCTCGCGCCAAGACAGTCCTTGCGCAGGAATGTAATAGACGGTAGCTATCTGTTCGAGCTGCAACTTCTCCTCCTCGGATACTTCCGAAGGACATAGGATCAGCTCCGGACGATGCGCTTGCAGCTCCTGAATTTTCGAGGAGGACGCATCATGCTGCCGATAAGCACGAAGATGAACCGGGATGTCTGCATGATAGGTTCGATAATAATGGGACGTCCACTTGG
Proteins encoded:
- a CDS encoding alpha/beta hydrolase, whose amino-acid sequence is MTMSMPRVALPRTWQQFIRSEHTDREYQIMVAIPHSPPPEAGYPVTYVLDGNSVFGTMMEAVRLQSRRPEKTGVLPQVIVGIGYRTEEPFDPARMVDYSLPIPREELPSPPGRESWPEYGGADRFLRVIEEEVKPLISQHVQIDRTKQSLFGHSLGGLFVLHTLFTKPKAFQTYIAGSPSIHFGRQLLREEEAEFVQRLHSGAGQQAEEARLMIAMGELEERHPSRMYELAEAMAIRLAPLEGQGLKVEFRVFAEENHTSVLPVLISRALRFSS
- a CDS encoding alpha/beta hydrolase produces the protein MNGQLCVHELEQRELLIYLPPSYARKMVKSYPVIYIHDRGDLFDPSHHHTLSEIEAMFADRRLPELIMVGIASAARTDEYTPWAAARLSDQRTTSDFGGQGDAYLSFIVDRCKPYIDRTFRTDAGSEMTGLLGKSLGGLISMYGAYRYPDVFGRIGSISGSYWYEGFVEFAASQPMARCEGRRRIYMDVGSLEGQGKQTAQREMLSRTEVMHAKLQANGFGTEELVLIMDEGATHEAGAFARRFPGALAWLYRE
- a CDS encoding FecCD family ABC transporter permease, with the protein product MLKSGMTRFGFVLLMGVLLTLAAVYVSLTNGAFDMTLAEVGKTLLRINPDPSHDLVIFEFRLPRIVIAMLVGFGLGVVGAVVQGLMRNGLADPGILGINAGAGAAIVVFMFFIQGSIQGTGWFAIMAKPLFGLAGGLGAAVLIYLFAWNRGKLDPQRLILVGIAIGSGFGAVSLYLSLKMKPNDFEMATVWLTGSIWDANWTYIAAMLPWLIILLPIMMWKAHLLDLFQLEENSVKSLGVATEKEKSILLLCCIGVVSACVSVSGNISFVGLIAPHITRRLVGIRHRYVLPISGVMGMLLVVASDFISKTVFQPVELPVGIVISIVGVPYFIYLLRRGRK
- a CDS encoding FecCD family ABC transporter permease; its protein translation is MRRVKGIGSLLLWGSPLIMVGIVIASILFGAKNLPMSTVWDALFHFDPENVDHQIVIHSRLPRAIGALLIGAFLAVSGALMQGMTRNYLASPSIMGVSDGSAFAITICMVFMPGSSSALEMVFFSLIGSVIGVVAVFSLATLVPGGMSPVNMAVIGLITGTFLSGVSAGLASYFQISQDVSFWYNARMHLMTPELVKVAIPFGIVGLVLALAISKSVTVLSLGEDISKGLGQRTVLVKVIATLAVVILTGISVALAGKIAFVGLIVPHITRFLVGIDYRRIVPAAGVLGAMFLGLSDVLSRFLNYPFETPIGVVTSLIGVPFFLYLIRKRGGGTHA
- a CDS encoding ABC transporter substrate-binding protein; the protein is MKKLLMISMIAILAAALAACGSKADTAALKAETTESTATAASSEPAENKAEGDTRVIQYLGQDYTVPAKVERIAITGSVESMEDALVLNVEPVGAMTQGGKFADLFQSITSKSESTGEKIQLNFESILKMKPDVILSSSKFKPEVGEKLSKIAPTFPISHLSENWDANLRLLAELTGKQDEAEKILKQYQDELETTKGKIQSTLKDKKVVALRVRAGNLMLYSDKVFFNPLLYTDLGFTVPAEVKAAKGQENLSLEKLSEMNPDYVILQYSESENKATPAVMKDIEGNPIWKNLKAVKDNQVFVNLIDPDAQGGTAWSKINFLKALAEKLN